A single Anabrus simplex isolate iqAnaSimp1 chromosome 10, ASM4041472v1, whole genome shotgun sequence DNA region contains:
- the LOC136882447 gene encoding uncharacterized protein, with protein sequence MDENCRSDWVSLTQFDKLVREPDNIDQLYLHEVLHRKLGPRIIHDGVDITPETLVELDDFEEACSEEESKEEFVISPKEEDADKPEEVRGSGSERSFLLGIIDSEEDSSSGESLQVSETDSSEDSRSELGSIQMPFSDEVMQQFLEKFPPLPPEGEPLTKPVIRRYESDKPNLNILDEKTPEPQKITILLQETETFFLFELPSVTGLKGTEEGDLIEKDNEQYEYLVAGEGKFRNRKSVGVQSTWLMWRDHATLAPRCEMKDVAVLATRYDLYESLKSDNTSPRKKPAPK encoded by the coding sequence ATGGATGAGAACTGTAGGTCAGACTGGGTTTCTCTCACCCAGTTTGACAAGCTGGTCAGGGAACCTGATAATATCGATCAGCTCTACTTGCACGAAGTACTGCATAGGAAACTTGGACCTAGAATAATACACGATGGTGTAGATATTACCCCTGAAACACTGGTAGAGCTGGACGACTTTGAAGAAGCCTGTTCAGAAGAAGAATCCAAGGAAGAATTTGTTATTTCACCTAAGGAAGAAGATGCTGATAAACCTGAGGAAGTCAGAGGGTCAGGATCAGAACGTTCATTCCTCCTTGGAATTATTGATTCTGAAGAAGATAGCTCATCGGGAGAAAGTTTACAAGTATCTGAGACTGATTCCTCGGAAGATTCAAGGTCAGAATTAGGCTCCATTCAGATGCCTTTTAGTGATGAGGTGATGCAGCAATTTTTAGAAAAGTTCCCTCCCTTGCCTCCTGAGGGGGAGCCACTAACAAAACCTGTCATTCGAAGATACGAGTCAGACAAGCCTAATCTCAATATTCTGGATGAAAAAACACCAGAACCCCAAAAAATAACTATCCTTCTGCAGGAAACTGAAACATTTTTTCTTTTTGAGTTGCCGAGTGTAACAGGACTGAAAGGTACTGAAGAGGGTGATCTGATAGAGAAGGATAATGAGCAGTATGAGTATCTGGTAGCAGGGGAAGGGAAGTTCAGGAATAGGAAGAGTGTCGGAGTGCAGTCGACATGGCTCATGTGGAGGGATCACGCTACGTTGGCTCCCAGATGTGAAATGAAGGATGTGGCTGTGCTTGCAACCAGATACGACCTCTATGAATCCTTAAAATCAGATAATACGAGTCCTAGAAAGAAACCTGCACCTAAATGA